From the Mastacembelus armatus chromosome 14, fMasArm1.2, whole genome shotgun sequence genome, one window contains:
- the LOC113142606 gene encoding olfactory receptor 5B17-like, producing the protein MENQTLGKDILLLEGLQVTPQSSTPAFILLLFIYIFIMVSNISLVVLIFMDRSLHQPMYLLFCNLSINDVFGATAIIPRLLSDMLIPSTERYIQYIDCVLQAFCAHIYAGASHTVLMVMAFDRYVAICNPLRYTSIMTNRMVVKMSVLAWGVVFVMVLILIGLSVRLSRCRSIIAGPFCDNASLFKLSCESILINNIYGLGYTAVLLGSSICSIMLTYLRITMVCLSSKNKVLNTKALQTCATHLAAFLIMYFSGLINIILHRFPDLSEQRKVASIIFHMVPPGINAFIYGLQIKALENKLLTLCLAPTIQNPAALMKPSLKYFP; encoded by the exons ATGGAGAACCAAACTTTAGGTAAAGATATCCTGCTCCTGGAGGGGCTACAGGTCACCCCTCAGTCCTCCACCCCtgccttcatcctcctcctcttcatctacATCTTCATCATGGTATCCAACATCAGCCTTGTGGTCCTGATCTTCATGGACAGGAGCCTCCACCAGCCCATGTACCTGCTCTTCTGCAACCTGAGTATTAATGACGTGTTCGGGGCCACGGCCATCATTCCTCGCTTGCTGAGTGACATGTTGATTCCAAGTACAGAGCGGTACATTCAGTACATCGACTGTGTCCTTCAGGCTTTTTGTGCTCACATTTACGCAGGTGCCTCTCACACAGTTCTCATGGTCATGGCCTTTGATCGGTACGTGGCCATCTGTAACCCCCTGCGTTACACCAGCATCATGACCAACAGGATGGTGGTGAAGATGTCGGTGTTGGCCTGGGGGGTCGTTTTTGTCATGGTGCTGATCCTCATTGGACTCAGTGTCCGCCTGTCACGCTGCAGGTCGATCATAGCCGGCCCATTCTGTGACAACGCCTCCCTGTTCAAACTGTCCTGTGAAAGCATCCTCATTAATAACATCTACGGCCTCGGCTACACAGCTGTCCTGCTTGGCTCCTCCATCTGCAGCATCATGCTCACCTATCTGAGGATCACCATGGTGTGTCTGAGCAGCAAGAACAAGGTTCTGAACACCAAAGCCCTGCAGACCTGTGCCACCCACCTAGCTGCGTTCCTcatcatgtatttttcagggtTAATTAACATCATCCTCCATCGTTTCCCTGACTTATCAGAGCAAAGGAAAGTGGCGTCCATCATATTTCACATGGTCCCTCCTGGCATCAACGCCTTTATATATGGGCTGCAAATCAAAGCT TTAGAGAATAAACTACTGACACTATGTTTGGCCCCCACTATCCAGAATCCTGCTGCTCTAATGAAGCCCTCGCTGAAGTACTTTCCCTAA